One genomic region from Tigriopus californicus strain San Diego chromosome 4, Tcal_SD_v2.1, whole genome shotgun sequence encodes:
- the LOC131878801 gene encoding uncharacterized protein LOC131878801 isoform X1, whose amino-acid sequence MTERKISGNSKRFLSSQTNSSSPKYEVNLALVGPLNAGKSALTVRYMTQRFIGDYDPALEDTYCKVDWVEGHQVLVRVMDTSDHNSEDLFPERYLRWADCVLMVFSITSKSSFSGLTEYLDMWRGFGVQHRSRRASHDAQVGGSSSKDFRRAVTPTLTLSVAKAPTVILVAAKSDLESAREVLRSEMEDLAQKFQIPLLETSSAEDWDSVERVFHAGIREGLLAQVLCAEDKGSKWPGKQNDQDKFTASLLNALSVGNHPDAGSKGIAFRTRSSERASLSGPPSGCSHNANNHHHYHQTQQYLGSPSPLANGGHPTQAKDFLTPFRKDSKDRFSRFKTLKGIFQ is encoded by the exons AtgacagaaagaaagattaGTGGCAACTCGAAACGGTTCCTCTCATCCCAAACAAACAG TTCCAGCCCTAAATATGAAGTGAACCTCGCCCTCGTGGGACCTCTAAATGCCGGAAAGTCCGCCCTTACTGTCCGATACATGACTCAACGCTTCATAGGAGATTACGACCCAGCCCTTG AAGATACGTATTGTAAAGTGGATTGGGTGGAAGGACACCAAGTTTTGGTCCGTGTTATGGATACGAGTGACCAT AACTCGGAGGATCTCTTTCCCGAGCGCTATTTACGGTGGGCAGACTGCGTTCTGATGGTTTTCTCTATAACCAGTAAATCCTCATTCAGTGGATTAACTGAATACTTGGATATGTGGCGAGGATTTGGCGTACAACATCGATCCCGGAGAGCGAGTCACGATGCCCAAGTGGGTGGGAGTAGTTCAAAGGATTTTCGACGCGCTGTTACGCCCACTCTCACTTTGAGTGTGGCCAAAGCTCCAACTGTTATTTTGGTCGCAGCTAAAAGCGATTTGGAGAGCGCAAG AGAAGTTCTCAGGTCGGAGATGGAggatttggcccaaaaattccaaattccCTTGCTGGAAACAAGTTCAGCGGAGGATTGGGACTCCGTGGAACGAGTGTTCCATGCAGGCATTCGAGAGGGCCTTCTCGCTCAGGTATTGTGCGCTGAA GATAAGGGTTCGAAATGGCCCGGAAAGCAGAACGATCAGGACAAGTTCACTGCGTCTCTCCTTAACGCCTTATCGGTAGGAAACCACCCAG ATGCTGGATCCAAAGGAATTGCTTTTCGAACTCGTTCAAGTGAACGCGCGAGTCTGTCTGGTCCGCCTTCTGGATGCTCTCACAACGCCAACAACCATCACCATTACCATCAAACCCAACAGTATTTGGGCTCACCGAGCCCCTTGGCCAATGGAGGACATCCAACCCAAGCCAAGGATTTCCTGACGCCCTTCAGGAAAGATAGTAAAGATCGATTTTCAAGGTTCAAAACACTAAAAGGTATCTTCCAATAA
- the LOC131878801 gene encoding ras-like protein family member 12 isoform X3: MTERKISGNSKRFLSSQTNSSSPKYEVNLALVGPLNAGKSALTVRYMTQRFIGDYDPALEDTYCKVDWVEGHQVLVRVMDTSDHNSEDLFPERYLRWADCVLMVFSITSKSSFSGLTEYLDMWRGFGVQHRSRRASHDAQVGGSSSKDFRRAVTPTLTLSVAKAPTVILVAAKSDLESAREVLRSEMEDLAQKFQIPLLETSSAEDWDSVERVFHAGIREGLLAQDKGSKWPGKQNDQDKFTASLLNALSVGNHPDAGSKGIAFRTRSSERASLSGPPSGCSHNANNHHHYHQTQQYLGSPSPLANGGHPTQAKDFLTPFRKDSKDRFSRFKTLKGIFQ, translated from the exons AtgacagaaagaaagattaGTGGCAACTCGAAACGGTTCCTCTCATCCCAAACAAACAG TTCCAGCCCTAAATATGAAGTGAACCTCGCCCTCGTGGGACCTCTAAATGCCGGAAAGTCCGCCCTTACTGTCCGATACATGACTCAACGCTTCATAGGAGATTACGACCCAGCCCTTG AAGATACGTATTGTAAAGTGGATTGGGTGGAAGGACACCAAGTTTTGGTCCGTGTTATGGATACGAGTGACCAT AACTCGGAGGATCTCTTTCCCGAGCGCTATTTACGGTGGGCAGACTGCGTTCTGATGGTTTTCTCTATAACCAGTAAATCCTCATTCAGTGGATTAACTGAATACTTGGATATGTGGCGAGGATTTGGCGTACAACATCGATCCCGGAGAGCGAGTCACGATGCCCAAGTGGGTGGGAGTAGTTCAAAGGATTTTCGACGCGCTGTTACGCCCACTCTCACTTTGAGTGTGGCCAAAGCTCCAACTGTTATTTTGGTCGCAGCTAAAAGCGATTTGGAGAGCGCAAG AGAAGTTCTCAGGTCGGAGATGGAggatttggcccaaaaattccaaattccCTTGCTGGAAACAAGTTCAGCGGAGGATTGGGACTCCGTGGAACGAGTGTTCCATGCAGGCATTCGAGAGGGCCTTCTCGCTCAG GATAAGGGTTCGAAATGGCCCGGAAAGCAGAACGATCAGGACAAGTTCACTGCGTCTCTCCTTAACGCCTTATCGGTAGGAAACCACCCAG ATGCTGGATCCAAAGGAATTGCTTTTCGAACTCGTTCAAGTGAACGCGCGAGTCTGTCTGGTCCGCCTTCTGGATGCTCTCACAACGCCAACAACCATCACCATTACCATCAAACCCAACAGTATTTGGGCTCACCGAGCCCCTTGGCCAATGGAGGACATCCAACCCAAGCCAAGGATTTCCTGACGCCCTTCAGGAAAGATAGTAAAGATCGATTTTCAAGGTTCAAAACACTAAAAGGTATCTTCCAATAA
- the LOC131878801 gene encoding ras-like protein family member 12 isoform X2 produces the protein MTERKISGNSKRFLSSQTNSPKYEVNLALVGPLNAGKSALTVRYMTQRFIGDYDPALEDTYCKVDWVEGHQVLVRVMDTSDHNSEDLFPERYLRWADCVLMVFSITSKSSFSGLTEYLDMWRGFGVQHRSRRASHDAQVGGSSSKDFRRAVTPTLTLSVAKAPTVILVAAKSDLESAREVLRSEMEDLAQKFQIPLLETSSAEDWDSVERVFHAGIREGLLAQVLCAEDKGSKWPGKQNDQDKFTASLLNALSVGNHPDAGSKGIAFRTRSSERASLSGPPSGCSHNANNHHHYHQTQQYLGSPSPLANGGHPTQAKDFLTPFRKDSKDRFSRFKTLKGIFQ, from the exons AtgacagaaagaaagattaGTGGCAACTCGAAACGGTTCCTCTCATCCCAAACAAACAG CCCTAAATATGAAGTGAACCTCGCCCTCGTGGGACCTCTAAATGCCGGAAAGTCCGCCCTTACTGTCCGATACATGACTCAACGCTTCATAGGAGATTACGACCCAGCCCTTG AAGATACGTATTGTAAAGTGGATTGGGTGGAAGGACACCAAGTTTTGGTCCGTGTTATGGATACGAGTGACCAT AACTCGGAGGATCTCTTTCCCGAGCGCTATTTACGGTGGGCAGACTGCGTTCTGATGGTTTTCTCTATAACCAGTAAATCCTCATTCAGTGGATTAACTGAATACTTGGATATGTGGCGAGGATTTGGCGTACAACATCGATCCCGGAGAGCGAGTCACGATGCCCAAGTGGGTGGGAGTAGTTCAAAGGATTTTCGACGCGCTGTTACGCCCACTCTCACTTTGAGTGTGGCCAAAGCTCCAACTGTTATTTTGGTCGCAGCTAAAAGCGATTTGGAGAGCGCAAG AGAAGTTCTCAGGTCGGAGATGGAggatttggcccaaaaattccaaattccCTTGCTGGAAACAAGTTCAGCGGAGGATTGGGACTCCGTGGAACGAGTGTTCCATGCAGGCATTCGAGAGGGCCTTCTCGCTCAGGTATTGTGCGCTGAA GATAAGGGTTCGAAATGGCCCGGAAAGCAGAACGATCAGGACAAGTTCACTGCGTCTCTCCTTAACGCCTTATCGGTAGGAAACCACCCAG ATGCTGGATCCAAAGGAATTGCTTTTCGAACTCGTTCAAGTGAACGCGCGAGTCTGTCTGGTCCGCCTTCTGGATGCTCTCACAACGCCAACAACCATCACCATTACCATCAAACCCAACAGTATTTGGGCTCACCGAGCCCCTTGGCCAATGGAGGACATCCAACCCAAGCCAAGGATTTCCTGACGCCCTTCAGGAAAGATAGTAAAGATCGATTTTCAAGGTTCAAAACACTAAAAGGTATCTTCCAATAA
- the LOC131878802 gene encoding WD repeat domain-containing protein 83-like: MSSTNVPPRPKKGADVPTKLSSVLDCKQGAVRAVRFNVDGNYCLTCGSDKTLKLWNPVRRILLKTYTGHGYEVLDADGSCDNSQLVSCGMDKAVIVWDVSAGTTARVFRGHAGTVNCVRFNEDSSVVVSGGLDGQVKCWDVKSRRMEPIQTLEECKDSVTALDMSDHEILVGSADGKVRRYDLRNGQLMTDYIGTAITSVSFTHDGQCVLVSSNGESVKLLDKSSGEMLSEYQGHINKNYRIEAVLNNTDHCVLSGSENGFVYIWDLVEGTLLHKLDHSDPVKKVEPEPTASSTGSLVPDAWTSNRPSQSVVHSLTFHPKNIELLTAVKGKVFRWTNDLAQDEG; this comes from the coding sequence ATGTCATCAACCAACGTCCCCCCGAGACCCAAGAAAGGGGCAGATGTCCCGACAAAACTATCATCTGTCCTCGACTGCAAACAAGGAGCTGTCAGAGCGGTCAGATTCAATGTGGATGGAAACTATTGCTTGACTTGCGGATCGGACAAAACTCTGAAGCTGTGGAATCCCGTTCGTCGAATCCTGCTCAAAACGTACACCGGTCACGGTTATGAGGTCCTGGATGCCGATGGGTCGTGCGACAATAGCCAACTTGTCTCGTGTGGAATGGACAAAGCCGTCATCGTGTGGGATGTGAGTGCTGGAACCACTGCTCGAGTGTTCCGTGGTCATGCCGGAACTGTCAATTGTGTGCGCTTCAATGAAGATTCATCCGTGGTGGTCAGTGGAGGACTGGATGGACAAGTCAAATGTTGGGACGTGAAATCCAGGAGAATGGAGCCCATCCAAACCTTGGAGGAGTGTAAAGACAGCGTCACTGCCCTTGATATGAGTGATCATGAGATCCTGGTCGGAAGTGCTGACGGAAAAGTCAGGCGATATGACTTGAGAAACGGACAGCTGATGACGGATTATATTGGCACGGCCATCACTTCGGTATCGTTTACCCACGATGGACAATGTGTCTTGGTGAGCTCGAACGGCGAGAGTGTGAAGCTCTTAGATAAGTCATCGGGTGAGATGCTGTCAGAATACCAAGGGCACATCAACAAGAATTACAGGATCGAGGCCGTTCTCAACAATACCGACCATTGTGTTCTCTCGGGCTCGGAGAATGGCTTTGTGTACATTTGGGATTTGGTCGAAGGGACCCTTCTCCACAAATTGGATCACTCGGATCCTGTGAAAAAGGTGGAGCCCGAGCCCACTGCATCTAGTACCGGGTCGCTAGTTCCCGATGCTTGGACCTCGAATCGACCCTCTCAATCTGTGGTCCATTCACTAACTTTTCATCCCAAAAACATCGAGCTTCTCACTGCCGTGAAAGGCAAAGTTTTCCGGTGGACCAATGACTTGGCACAAGACGAAGGCTGA